Within the Flavobacterium sp. 9R genome, the region TTCAACGCGTTGCAGCTATCCCAAAAAATACCCCTAAAATCCTCAACTGGATTGTTATTCAAATCTGTCTTCCAGCTTTGGCCTTGTATTACATTCCAAAAATCCAATGGAATGCTCAATTGTTGTATCCAATTTTAGTCGCTTGGATTATTTTTCTCTTATCTTGGTTAGTGTTTGCGCTTCTTGGGAAACATTTTGGCTGGTCTCGAAAACTCACTGGCTGCTTAATCATTTGTAGCGGTCTCAGCAATACCTCCTTTCTCGGATTTCCCATAATTACTGCGCTCTATGGCGAAAGCGGAATGAAAACCGCCATCTTAGTCGATCAGCCGGGATCGTTTGTAGTACTGTCTACTTTAGGAATATTGGTCGCAACTTTGTATTCCAAAGGGCAAACAAGCGGGCTGCAAATAGTGAAAAAAATAGCTTTTTTTCCGCCTTTTATAACCTTTGTCATCGCGTGCTTGATGAATACTTTCGAATGCGAATTCCCCACTTTTTTTCAGCAAGGACTCAAAATAATTGGCGCAGGCGTAACACCTCTAGCACTGCTTTCGGTGGGATTGCAGTTGCAATTTGATAGCAAAAGCAAGCATTGGTCTTTTTTGCGACTTGGACTTTTTTATAAATTACTTATCGCTCCAGCGTTTCTTTTTTTGTTGTATGTCGTGATCTTGGAGCAACGTTCAGAGGTCATTCAAGTAGCGCTGTTAGAATCCGCTATGGCACCTATGATAACGGGTTGTATTTTGGCCGCTAGCTACGGATTAAAGCCAAGATTATGTAGTATGATGGTAGGTTTTGGGATTCCTATTTCCTTTTTTACCCTTCTTTTTTGGTACTTTTTAGTGCAAAATATTTGATGTTTTAGGAGCGAAACAGTTGGCTTTTTCAGGAGGTAGGTTTCCCGCTATCCACTATATCTCCTGCCTTGTTCGGTCACAAGTCAGGAGGATGCCGTTCCTATCGGGGCTAGTCAGGAGCAAAGGGCTTTTGAATTAGCAAAATTGTTCATTACTATAATCATCAGCCAGCCTTGTTGCATTTGGAATCAGTTGGTTGATTTTGGCATATTGCAATAGCATAATTGTTTTGGCGTCTTTAATTTCGCCTGTTTCAATCATTAAATAGGCTTGTTCAAACGGAATTTCAATAACATCAATCTCTTCGTGTTCTTGGTCCAATCCACCGCCACTACTAACTTTCATACTAACATCGTATTCGCCAACAAAAAAATATAAAATTTCAGTCACAGCTCCAGGTGACATATAGGACTCAAACACTTTTTGCACAGACGAAAGGCGATAACCCGTTTCCTCCTCGGTTTCACGAATAATACAAGCGACTGGGTCATCTTCGTCAAGTAAACCAGCACATACCTCAGTTAGCATCCCAGTTGGGTTACCGTTCATATAAGTCGGCAATCGAAATTGACGCGTCAAGACCACAGTTCCCTTGTGAATGTTGTACAATAAAATGGCGGCTCCGTTGCCTCTGTCGTACACCTCTCGTTTTTGAGTATCCCATGTACCATCCTTTTTTTGATAATCAACAGTGACCCTGTTCAAAATATACCAATTGTCGGATAGTAATTCGGTCTTTTGTATTTTGTATTTCGGATTTGACATAGCTTTTTATGGTTTTCTACTTCTATTGGTTAACTCTTTGAATGTTGTTCCCCAATTATTATTGTTATTGTCGTTAACTAGTCCATTTTCGGTCAATAGTGCATCTTTATCATTGGCTTCTTTTTTCCAAACCCAAGCACAAACTGATAGTCCTTTTTCATAAACAAGATCCAGAAAAGGCTTTGGATTCATTAAAACTCCCGCATTCATAGGTGCAGTTTCTCCTATAATTATCGGAATGTTTTTATTTCTCAATTGATTCAACCGATTTTCAATTGAACTATTGCTATCCAAAAGCCATTTTTCATACGCATGAATATCAAATAAGATATTGGATTTTCCGTTAAGAAATTCATTGCCTTTATTTAATAACACACTTTCGTCTTGTCCTTGTTCCGCACAAGGCACAAGGACAATATTTTTATTTCCTGTAGACCTAATAATTGCTACTAATTCATTCATGTCTTGTAGCCAAACTTGGTCGGTATAGCCATCAGTTCTGTCGTATCTGTAGGGTTCATTCCATACTTCAATCCATACATCGGGCTGGTCTTTAAGGTAAGTAGCCCATTCTTTTAATCGGGTCTTGTATTCATTCCACCAATTGGTTTGTTGTGGACTTTTCCCAGTAAAAGCGGTGTTTTGGGTGCCATCCCAACCAAAAGCGCAAATAATAGTAACTCGTTTATTTACCCTATTATCTGCTATGATTTTTTCGAGTGAATATAGATATGCTCCTGTTGCATCTTTTATTGGGCTACCAGTTAGTGGTGTCTCCTTTGTATTGCCTATGAATTCTCTAATTATATCTATTTTCCAAGCATTCATATCAGTACTTCCTACCCCAAATACATGAAAAGCATTTGCACCAATAAGTTGTATTGGATACTGATTCAAAAGAAGCTTGGTTCCAGCAATACTGTATTTTGTAGTACTAACTGTATTTGTTTCTATATCATCTTTTTTACAAGAAAAAATAATCATAAAAATCAGAAATACTAAAATTTTATTTTTCTTCATATTGCAAAAATTGAGATAGAATAAAAAACGCTCTGAAAATCTCAGAGCGTTCGTTGTTATTTTAAAATAGTTTGCTTTCTGTCTGGTCCAACAGAAACTATTTTTATCGGTACTTCAACCTCTTTTTCTATAAATTCAATGTATTCTTTCAATTCTTTTGGTAATTCCTCATAAGTAGTCA harbors:
- a CDS encoding AEC family transporter, which codes for MINFILIVVFLVLGTVLQRVAAIPKNTPKILNWIVIQICLPALALYYIPKIQWNAQLLYPILVAWIIFLLSWLVFALLGKHFGWSRKLTGCLIICSGLSNTSFLGFPIITALYGESGMKTAILVDQPGSFVVLSTLGILVATLYSKGQTSGLQIVKKIAFFPPFITFVIACLMNTFECEFPTFFQQGLKIIGAGVTPLALLSVGLQLQFDSKSKHWSFLRLGLFYKLLIAPAFLFLLYVVILEQRSEVIQVALLESAMAPMITGCILAASYGLKPRLCSMMVGFGIPISFFTLLFWYFLVQNI
- the nudK gene encoding GDP-mannose pyrophosphatase NudK; translation: MSNPKYKIQKTELLSDNWYILNRVTVDYQKKDGTWDTQKREVYDRGNGAAILLYNIHKGTVVLTRQFRLPTYMNGNPTGMLTEVCAGLLDEDDPVACIIRETEEETGYRLSSVQKVFESYMSPGAVTEILYFFVGEYDVSMKVSSGGGLDQEHEEIDVIEIPFEQAYLMIETGEIKDAKTIMLLQYAKINQLIPNATRLADDYSNEQFC
- a CDS encoding cellulase family glycosylhydrolase, coding for MKKNKILVFLIFMIIFSCKKDDIETNTVSTTKYSIAGTKLLLNQYPIQLIGANAFHVFGVGSTDMNAWKIDIIREFIGNTKETPLTGSPIKDATGAYLYSLEKIIADNRVNKRVTIICAFGWDGTQNTAFTGKSPQQTNWWNEYKTRLKEWATYLKDQPDVWIEVWNEPYRYDRTDGYTDQVWLQDMNELVAIIRSTGNKNIVLVPCAEQGQDESVLLNKGNEFLNGKSNILFDIHAYEKWLLDSNSSIENRLNQLRNKNIPIIIGETAPMNAGVLMNPKPFLDLVYEKGLSVCAWVWKKEANDKDALLTENGLVNDNNNNNWGTTFKELTNRSRKP